A single region of the Aeromicrobium chenweiae genome encodes:
- a CDS encoding endonuclease/exonuclease/phosphatase family protein, with protein sequence MRRPFPALLVLLVLGLAASTMTSASAAGPGRAPWVTASSTTSITLDWPGGSSGYRTFYAASYGAVLKTSVSKKSTASKVRISGLRPGTMYCFQTARANGANRSQRYCHSTMRYKNKSGRSKVGVATFNVCGVASGCHGWSGRAGAVVQRIREADADVVNIQEGHRVLADIEARLAPLGYALASASSTEGVFYRRSRLQPVLRPGTELVCDDDVCQDVPVALPAAGTFGLGGSATAAWAQLRVKKTGKTYVFVSAHLRAGKSAGDARQRDAETRRLISLARAEAGTRPIVVAGDLNSHRNRPNDSPRKRLEAAGLADAYDRSARYANAFINSYNGWKSKPVRGVKYGDHVDHVFLPAKAGADRWAVVAPVRGGKNVRPIASDHNLVRVTALLP encoded by the coding sequence GTGCGTCGACCCTTCCCCGCCCTGCTCGTGCTGCTCGTCCTCGGCCTCGCCGCCTCGACGATGACGTCGGCGTCCGCCGCCGGTCCGGGGCGCGCGCCCTGGGTGACCGCCTCGTCGACGACCTCGATCACCCTGGACTGGCCGGGCGGGTCCTCGGGATACCGGACCTTCTACGCCGCGTCGTACGGGGCGGTGCTGAAGACGTCGGTGTCCAAGAAGTCCACGGCGTCCAAGGTCCGGATCAGCGGTCTGCGTCCCGGGACGATGTACTGCTTCCAGACCGCCCGCGCGAACGGGGCGAACCGCTCGCAGCGGTACTGCCACTCGACGATGCGCTACAAGAACAAGAGCGGCCGCAGCAAGGTCGGCGTCGCGACGTTCAACGTGTGCGGCGTCGCGTCCGGCTGCCACGGATGGAGCGGCCGGGCGGGAGCGGTGGTCCAGCGCATCCGCGAGGCGGACGCCGACGTGGTCAACATCCAGGAGGGCCACCGCGTCCTGGCGGACATCGAGGCACGTCTCGCGCCGCTCGGGTACGCGCTCGCCTCGGCCTCGTCCACCGAGGGCGTCTTCTACCGGCGGTCCAGGCTCCAGCCGGTGCTGCGGCCCGGGACGGAGCTGGTCTGCGACGACGACGTCTGCCAGGACGTCCCGGTCGCGCTCCCCGCCGCGGGCACGTTCGGCCTCGGGGGCAGCGCCACCGCGGCCTGGGCGCAGCTGCGGGTCAAGAAGACCGGCAAGACGTACGTGTTCGTCAGCGCGCACCTGCGGGCGGGCAAGTCCGCGGGCGACGCCCGTCAGCGCGATGCCGAGACGCGACGCCTGATCTCCTTGGCCCGCGCCGAGGCCGGGACGCGGCCGATCGTCGTCGCGGGCGACCTGAACTCGCACCGCAACCGCCCGAACGACAGCCCCCGCAAGCGGCTGGAGGCCGCCGGACTCGCCGACGCGTACGACCGCTCCGCCCGCTACGCCAACGCGTTCATCAACTCCTACAACGGCTGGAAGAGCAAGCCCGTCCGCGGCGTGAAGTACGGCGACCACGTCGACCACGTGTTCCTGCCCGCCAAGGCCGGCGCCGACAGGTGGGCCGTCGTGGCCCCGGTCCGCGGAGGCAAGAACGTGCGACCCATCGCCTCGGACCACAACCTGGTGCGGGTCACCGCGCTGCTGCCCTGA
- a CDS encoding RNA-binding S4 domain-containing protein, protein MDTSARADVWVSSVRLYKNRSIASKECKAGHVRINGSKAKPSQPVNVGDRIEALTEGGPRIVVVTKIIHKRVGAPVAVQCYEDKTPPPPPKEEIAVMPRRDRGAGRPTKRDRRAMDRLRGR, encoded by the coding sequence ATGGACACCAGCGCGCGCGCCGACGTGTGGGTGTCGTCCGTCCGGCTCTACAAGAACCGGTCGATCGCCTCCAAGGAGTGCAAGGCCGGGCACGTGCGGATCAACGGGTCCAAGGCCAAGCCGTCGCAGCCGGTCAACGTCGGCGACCGCATCGAGGCGCTCACCGAGGGTGGTCCGCGCATCGTCGTGGTCACGAAGATCATCCACAAGCGGGTCGGCGCACCCGTCGCCGTGCAGTGCTACGAGGACAAGACGCCCCCGCCGCCTCCCAAGGAGGAGATCGCGGTCATGCCGCGGCGCGACCGTGGCGCCGGGCGCCCCACCAAGCGCGACCGTCGTGCGATGGATCGTCTGCGAGGCCGCTAG
- a CDS encoding LLM class flavin-dependent oxidoreductase, translated as MARLELGLDTFGDVTAGPDGTPLPYDQVIRNIVDQAVLADELGLAFFGVGEHHRDDFAVSAPEVVLAAIASRTTQIHLGTAVTVLSSDDPIRVYERFATLDAVSNGRAEVILGRGSFTESFPLFGLDLGQYEELFSEKLDLFAALRSEGPVTWQGNLRPPLADQEVFPKTAAGTLKTWIGVGGSPESVIRAARYGIPLMLAIIGGPPAQFAPYAQLYRQALEQLGQPRLPVGVHSPGHVADTDEQAREELWPHFAVQRERIGRERGWPPPTREEFEAGAGPGGAIHVGSPRTVADKIIRNARLLELDRFDLKFSNGTLPHEKLMRSIELYGSEVAPLVHEALG; from the coding sequence GTGGCGCGGCTCGAGCTGGGCCTCGACACCTTCGGCGACGTCACCGCGGGCCCGGACGGGACACCGCTCCCGTACGACCAGGTGATCCGCAACATCGTCGACCAGGCCGTGCTGGCGGACGAGCTGGGCCTCGCGTTCTTCGGCGTGGGGGAGCACCACCGTGACGACTTCGCGGTGAGCGCCCCCGAGGTCGTCCTCGCCGCCATCGCGTCCCGCACCACGCAGATCCACCTCGGCACCGCCGTGACGGTCCTGAGCTCGGACGACCCGATCCGCGTGTACGAGCGCTTCGCGACCCTCGACGCGGTCTCCAACGGGCGCGCCGAGGTGATCCTGGGACGCGGCTCGTTCACCGAGTCGTTCCCGCTGTTCGGCCTCGACCTCGGCCAGTACGAGGAGCTGTTCAGCGAGAAGCTCGACCTGTTCGCGGCGCTCCGCAGCGAGGGACCGGTCACGTGGCAGGGCAACCTGCGTCCGCCGCTGGCCGACCAGGAGGTCTTCCCCAAGACTGCCGCCGGGACGCTGAAGACCTGGATCGGCGTGGGCGGCAGCCCCGAGTCCGTGATCCGGGCGGCCCGCTACGGCATCCCGCTCATGCTCGCGATCATCGGCGGCCCGCCGGCACAGTTCGCGCCGTACGCCCAGCTGTACCGCCAGGCGCTGGAGCAGCTGGGCCAGCCCCGGCTGCCGGTCGGCGTCCACTCGCCCGGGCACGTCGCCGACACCGACGAGCAGGCACGCGAGGAGCTGTGGCCGCACTTCGCGGTCCAGCGCGAGCGGATCGGCCGCGAGCGCGGCTGGCCGCCGCCCACCCGCGAGGAGTTCGAGGCCGGGGCCGGACCCGGCGGGGCCATCCACGTCGGCTCGCCGCGCACCGTGGCGGACAAGATCATTCGCAACGCCCGGCTGCTCGAGCTGGATCGCTTCGACCTCAAGTTCAGCAACGGGACGCTGCCGCACGAGAAGCTCATGCGCAGCATCGAGCTGTACGGCAGCGAGGTCGCCCCCCTCGTCCACGAGGCGCTCGGCTGA
- a CDS encoding alpha/beta fold hydrolase codes for MIPTHHRTTVVRGHTIFYREAGDRQAPTIVLLHGFPASSAMFRQLVPILAEHHHVIAPDHLGFGLSDAPGVDAFDYSFDHLADLTEELLDQLGIDRFAMYVQDYGAPIGWRLYTRSPERVTAIVTQNGNGYEEGFVDAFWAPLWRWAADGNEEDGRAVRSTLTEEMVRWQYTHGLADPSVVDPDTWLRDTARINRPGQPEVQLALYADYPRNRDLYPVLHETFREHPVPLLAVWGAHDEIFGPDGARAFAKDLPDARIELLDGGHFLLESHLDEVAAAMVGFLDRVAQAPLGADA; via the coding sequence ATGATCCCCACGCATCACCGGACCACGGTCGTCCGCGGCCACACGATCTTCTACCGCGAGGCGGGTGACCGGCAGGCACCGACGATCGTCCTGCTTCACGGCTTCCCGGCGTCCTCGGCGATGTTCCGCCAGCTGGTGCCGATCCTGGCCGAGCATCATCACGTCATCGCGCCCGATCACCTCGGGTTCGGGCTCTCCGACGCCCCCGGGGTCGACGCCTTCGACTACTCCTTCGACCACCTCGCGGACCTGACCGAGGAGCTGCTGGACCAGCTCGGCATCGACCGGTTCGCGATGTACGTGCAGGACTACGGCGCGCCCATCGGATGGCGGCTCTACACCCGGTCGCCCGAGCGTGTGACGGCCATCGTCACGCAGAACGGCAACGGGTACGAGGAGGGGTTCGTCGACGCGTTCTGGGCGCCGCTGTGGCGCTGGGCCGCCGACGGGAACGAGGAGGACGGACGCGCCGTCCGCTCGACGCTCACCGAGGAGATGGTCCGCTGGCAGTACACCCACGGGCTGGCGGACCCGAGCGTCGTCGACCCCGACACGTGGCTGCGTGACACCGCACGGATCAATCGCCCCGGACAGCCCGAGGTCCAGCTCGCCCTGTACGCCGACTACCCGCGCAACCGCGATCTGTACCCGGTCCTGCACGAGACGTTCCGTGAGCACCCCGTTCCTCTCCTGGCGGTGTGGGGAGCCCATGACGAGATCTTCGGCCCGGACGGAGCGCGCGCGTTCGCCAAGGACCTGCCGGACGCCCGGATCGAGCTGCTCGACGGCGGACACTTCCTGCTCGAGTCGCACCTGGACGAGGTGGCCGCCGCCATGGTGGGCTTCCTCGACCGGGTCGCGCAGGCTCCGCTGGGCGCCGACGCTTGA
- a CDS encoding NUDIX hydrolase, whose amino-acid sequence MRDRVIHVSAALVVDAEGRALMVRKHGTTMFMQPGGKIEAGESPLEALRRELDEELGLRPPADDFTWVGTFEEDAANEPGHRVLAEVYALTVDGALPVAAAEIAESRWVDPHDPGDIDLAPLSSEALLPIVRARTTG is encoded by the coding sequence GTGAGGGACCGGGTCATCCACGTCTCGGCCGCGCTGGTCGTGGACGCGGAGGGACGCGCCCTCATGGTGCGCAAGCACGGCACCACGATGTTCATGCAGCCCGGCGGCAAGATCGAGGCGGGGGAGAGCCCGCTGGAGGCGCTGCGGCGCGAGCTCGACGAGGAGCTGGGGCTGCGGCCGCCCGCGGACGACTTCACCTGGGTCGGCACGTTCGAGGAGGACGCCGCGAACGAGCCGGGGCACCGGGTGCTGGCCGAGGTCTACGCGCTCACCGTGGACGGGGCGCTGCCCGTGGCCGCTGCGGAGATCGCCGAGAGCCGGTGGGTCGATCCGCACGATCCCGGCGACATCGACCTGGCGCCGCTCAGCAGCGAGGCGCTGCTGCCGATCGTCCGGGCCCGCACGACCGGCTAG
- a CDS encoding SHOCT domain-containing protein: MTVFGYDGWDLVWSVFWVLAFVVYVFALFAVISDLFDDHELSGWWKAVWVVLLLVLPFLTILVYLIVRGRGMQDRAQRRAAEAQRATDEYIRTTARHSSPADEITKAKALLDDGTITNDEYEAIKARALAS, translated from the coding sequence ATGACGGTTTTCGGCTACGACGGCTGGGACCTGGTCTGGTCGGTGTTCTGGGTGCTGGCGTTCGTCGTCTACGTCTTCGCCCTGTTCGCGGTCATCAGCGACCTGTTCGACGACCACGAGCTCAGCGGGTGGTGGAAGGCGGTGTGGGTCGTCCTGCTCCTGGTCCTGCCGTTCCTGACCATCCTGGTGTACCTGATCGTCCGCGGCCGGGGCATGCAGGACCGAGCGCAGCGACGCGCCGCGGAGGCCCAACGGGCGACCGACGAGTACATACGGACGACGGCCCGGCACAGCTCGCCCGCCGACGAGATCACCAAGGCCAAGGCCCTGCTCGATGACGGGACGATCACGAACGACGAGTACGAGGCGATCAAGGCGCGCGCCCTCGCGTCCTGA
- a CDS encoding TIGR00730 family Rossman fold protein: MALRSVAVFCGSSFGASPVYAEAARLTGRTLAERGIDVVYGGGHVGLMGTVADAALEAGGRVVGVIPRQLDDRELAHHGLSELHVVESMHARKQLMADLSDAFIALPGGAGTLEEIAEQWTWAQLTIHAKPSGFLDVDGFWAPMRTMLHTMVSEGFVRAEQSGIVSFSDDLGTLLDMLAAPPSWTDKWGAAAPETPQP; encoded by the coding sequence ATGGCACTCAGGTCCGTCGCGGTCTTCTGCGGCTCCAGCTTCGGGGCGTCACCCGTGTACGCCGAGGCGGCCCGGCTGACCGGCAGGACGCTCGCCGAGCGGGGCATCGACGTCGTCTACGGCGGCGGTCACGTCGGGCTGATGGGCACCGTCGCGGACGCCGCGCTGGAGGCCGGCGGCCGGGTCGTCGGGGTCATCCCGCGCCAGCTGGACGACCGCGAGCTCGCGCACCACGGGCTGAGCGAGCTGCACGTCGTCGAGTCGATGCACGCCCGCAAGCAGCTCATGGCCGACCTGTCCGATGCGTTCATCGCCCTGCCCGGCGGGGCCGGCACGCTCGAGGAGATCGCCGAGCAGTGGACCTGGGCCCAGCTGACGATCCACGCCAAGCCGAGCGGCTTCCTCGACGTCGACGGCTTCTGGGCGCCGATGCGGACCATGCTCCACACGATGGTCAGCGAGGGCTTCGTCCGTGCCGAGCAGTCCGGCATCGTGTCCTTCTCCGACGACCTGGGCACGCTGCTGGACATGCTGGCCGCACCGCCGTCGTGGACCGACAAGTGGGGCGCCGCCGCCCCCGAGACGCCGCAGCCGTGA
- a CDS encoding DUF1269 domain-containing protein, protein MTDRHYSLLVAAYDDQSAAREDFKALKSVDDLDVVAAVVLSRNAEGTVEAREHGGKLIRYGTAAGAVAGVVVGLFAPSLLLSGVIGAGVGAGVGEIVKRHEEKQIGVDAQEWLPAGSSAVVAVVEDVYLDRVDEAFEKASKSIAKALNKGDYDAVVKAVNKGEHTIVEAIAS, encoded by the coding sequence ATGACCGATCGCCACTACTCCCTGCTCGTCGCCGCCTACGACGACCAGTCCGCCGCCCGCGAGGACTTCAAGGCCCTGAAGTCCGTCGACGACCTGGACGTCGTCGCGGCGGTGGTGCTGTCCCGGAACGCCGAGGGCACGGTCGAGGCCAGGGAGCACGGCGGGAAGCTGATCAGGTACGGCACGGCGGCCGGAGCCGTCGCGGGAGTGGTGGTGGGCCTCTTCGCGCCGTCGCTGCTGCTGTCGGGCGTGATCGGCGCCGGGGTCGGCGCGGGAGTCGGCGAGATCGTGAAGCGCCACGAGGAGAAGCAGATCGGCGTCGACGCGCAGGAGTGGCTGCCCGCCGGGTCGTCGGCGGTCGTGGCCGTCGTCGAGGACGTGTACCTCGACCGGGTCGACGAGGCGTTCGAGAAGGCGTCCAAGAGCATCGCCAAGGCGCTCAACAAGGGCGACTACGACGCCGTCGTCAAGGCCGTCAACAAGGGCGAGCACACGATCGTCGAAGCCATCGCCTCCTGA
- a CDS encoding cupin domain-containing protein, which yields MPDSALDLLSGDAQTFVSKVWASRTHVHRADPDALVPLLSLDAVDTLLTSSAIRTPSIRLAQDGAVLPESAYTRGATLAGKPLTGLVDPRKALALFEGGATIVLQGLHRYWEPITRLVAELELELGHPCQANAYLTPPGAQGFAVHSDSHDVFVFQTAGSKQWEIHGPDGAEELLLEPGLSMYLPTGTPHAARAQDTVSLHVTVGINQLTWRGLVERSVADVLAAVPSDHLPAGYLDHPAGLADELARRLETVAARIRDVDATASVEAEVRRFLTSRSPRLAGGLHDVLAAGTIDDRTRLRRRPGHPCVLIPRGDRIDVLLGDRSIDVPGRLRPSLDEVRLRGELVPADLAQHLDAQSRLVLCRRLVREGLLEVVR from the coding sequence GTGCCCGACTCCGCGCTCGACCTGCTCAGCGGTGACGCCCAGACCTTCGTCTCGAAGGTCTGGGCGTCACGCACGCACGTGCACCGCGCCGATCCCGACGCGCTCGTGCCCCTGCTGTCCCTGGACGCCGTCGACACGCTGCTCACGTCGTCGGCGATCCGCACGCCGTCCATCCGGCTGGCCCAGGACGGGGCCGTGCTCCCCGAGTCGGCCTACACGCGAGGGGCGACACTGGCCGGAAAGCCGCTGACCGGCCTGGTCGACCCCCGCAAGGCGCTCGCCCTGTTCGAGGGCGGCGCCACGATCGTCCTGCAGGGCCTGCACCGCTACTGGGAGCCGATCACCCGCCTGGTCGCCGAGCTCGAGCTCGAGCTCGGCCACCCGTGCCAGGCGAACGCGTACCTGACGCCCCCTGGCGCCCAAGGCTTCGCGGTGCACTCGGACTCGCACGACGTGTTCGTCTTCCAGACCGCGGGATCCAAGCAGTGGGAGATCCACGGTCCCGACGGCGCCGAGGAGCTGCTGCTGGAACCCGGCCTGTCGATGTACCTGCCGACCGGCACCCCGCACGCCGCCCGCGCCCAGGACACGGTGTCCCTGCACGTCACGGTCGGCATCAACCAGCTCACGTGGCGTGGACTCGTCGAGCGCAGCGTCGCCGACGTCCTGGCCGCGGTGCCGAGCGATCACCTGCCGGCGGGCTACCTGGACCACCCCGCGGGCCTCGCCGACGAGCTCGCTCGCCGGCTCGAGACGGTGGCTGCCCGCATCCGCGACGTCGACGCGACCGCGAGCGTCGAGGCCGAGGTGCGCCGCTTCCTGACCAGCCGCAGCCCCCGTCTCGCGGGCGGCCTGCACGACGTCCTCGCCGCGGGGACCATCGACGACCGCACCCGGTTGCGCCGGCGCCCCGGCCACCCTTGTGTGCTGATCCCCCGCGGGGACCGGATCGACGTCCTGCTCGGCGACCGGTCGATCGACGTGCCCGGCCGGCTGCGCCCGTCCCTGGACGAGGTGCGGTTGCGCGGCGAGCTCGTCCCGGCCGACCTCGCCCAGCACCTCGACGCCCAGAGCCGGCTCGTGCTGTGCCGCCGCCTCGTCCGGGAAGGGCTTCTCGAGGTCGTTCGGTGA
- a CDS encoding CGNR zinc finger domain-containing protein, with amino-acid sequence MDETQMLWLLNSAPTVDGDVQELIVEDDETFQLIQNLGGRPGPAAVEALRAVRDDLHRVIRGTDDTGALQRHLRGVVGRPELTEGGVTWQPDFSGADEVSARVVLAWSDLATRLPGRVRACANSECSKFLIDHSRPGSARWCSMAECGNRLKARRHSARRSTV; translated from the coding sequence GTGGACGAGACGCAGATGCTGTGGCTGCTCAACAGCGCCCCGACGGTCGACGGGGACGTCCAGGAGCTGATCGTCGAGGACGACGAGACCTTCCAGCTGATCCAGAACCTCGGCGGCAGGCCCGGGCCCGCTGCGGTGGAGGCCTTGCGGGCGGTCAGGGACGACCTGCACCGCGTCATCCGCGGGACGGACGACACGGGCGCCCTGCAGCGGCATCTGCGCGGCGTGGTGGGGCGTCCCGAGCTGACCGAGGGCGGCGTCACCTGGCAGCCCGACTTCTCCGGCGCGGACGAGGTGTCCGCGCGGGTCGTGCTCGCGTGGTCGGACCTGGCCACCCGCCTCCCCGGCCGGGTGCGGGCGTGCGCGAACTCCGAGTGCAGCAAGTTCCTGATCGATCACAGCCGCCCCGGCTCCGCGCGCTGGTGCTCGATGGCCGAGTGCGGCAACCGGCTGAAGGCGCGTCGGCACTCGGCGCGGCGGTCGACCGTGTAG
- a CDS encoding ABC transporter ATP-binding protein: MPDVVLDVDAVDLVREQRTLLDDVSLTVRRGEHWALIGPNGAGKSTLLSLFGAVTHPTRGTVHVLGRQLGRVDMRDLRRDIGFVNPRHPLRSDLSVEEIVLTGATGTIEPLPRWAPTDDERHRAQQLMKMLGVDVVTSAHWLTMSQGERGRTLIARVLMHDPPLLLLDEPSTGLDVAAREQLLTTLDGLRETLPDTSTVMVTHHFEELPRTTTHAALIRGGRIMASGPVDEVLTTPQVSECFDHPIRVERTNGRWAATAG; encoded by the coding sequence ATGCCGGACGTGGTGCTCGACGTGGACGCCGTCGACCTCGTCCGGGAGCAGAGGACCCTCCTCGACGACGTCAGCCTGACGGTCCGCCGCGGCGAGCACTGGGCGCTGATCGGGCCCAACGGTGCCGGCAAGTCAACCCTCCTGAGCCTCTTCGGCGCGGTCACCCATCCGACGCGCGGCACGGTGCACGTGCTCGGTCGCCAGCTGGGCCGGGTCGACATGCGCGACCTCCGCCGGGACATCGGCTTCGTCAACCCTCGCCATCCCCTGCGCTCGGACCTCTCGGTCGAGGAGATCGTGCTGACCGGGGCCACCGGGACCATCGAGCCGTTGCCCCGCTGGGCGCCCACGGACGACGAGCGCCACCGGGCACAGCAGCTGATGAAGATGCTCGGCGTCGACGTCGTCACCTCGGCGCACTGGCTGACCATGTCCCAGGGCGAGCGCGGCCGCACGCTCATCGCCCGTGTGCTCATGCACGATCCCCCGCTGCTGCTCCTGGACGAGCCGTCGACGGGTCTCGACGTGGCAGCGCGCGAGCAGCTCCTGACGACGCTCGACGGGCTGCGCGAGACCCTCCCCGACACGTCGACGGTCATGGTGACCCACCACTTCGAGGAGCTGCCGCGCACGACGACGCACGCGGCCCTCATCCGCGGTGGGCGCATCATGGCGTCCGGGCCGGTGGACGAGGTGCTGACGACGCCGCAGGTCAGCGAGTGCTTCGACCACCCGATCCGGGTCGAGCGCACCAACGGTCGCTGGGCCGCGACGGCCGGCTGA
- a CDS encoding RNA-binding S4 domain-containing protein, which translates to MSSDDDIEVIEIRDDMIRLGQFLKFAGFAESGAQAGAMIGDGDVLVDGEVETRRGRQLGKGMVVEVRTASQTLVAKVG; encoded by the coding sequence ATGAGCAGCGACGACGACATCGAGGTCATCGAGATCCGCGACGACATGATCCGCCTGGGACAGTTCCTGAAGTTCGCGGGCTTCGCCGAGTCCGGGGCACAGGCCGGTGCGATGATCGGCGACGGTGACGTGCTGGTCGACGGCGAGGTCGAGACCCGCCGCGGCCGACAGCTTGGCAAGGGCATGGTCGTCGAGGTGCGAACCGCCTCGCAGACGCTCGTCGCGAAGGTCGGCTGA
- a CDS encoding sucrase ferredoxin gives MTARDPAFRCAVGSELRGESASGTASNVRAFLLVEHPGPWGVNALRDARLPDGLGDAVLRAGAAARVRPLLVRRPGRRVQDDGIRVFAAFTHPSRPWLETTVLADPHELLDLDLTALGEGRSPGLTPSDASLLCVCTHGRHDACCAERGRPVAAALAAARPADTWEISHIGGDRFAGNMLVLPHGLYYGRVDAESSVVIADRHAAGELDLDHLRGRSAYAMPVQFAEIALRRQIGETRHDAVRLVSRRKDDDVTDAVFEADGARWAVRVRTARGADLQQLTCRATRDNPVPAHELLAIDRV, from the coding sequence GTGACCGCACGGGACCCGGCCTTCCGCTGTGCGGTCGGCAGCGAGCTGCGCGGCGAGTCGGCCTCCGGCACCGCCTCGAACGTCCGCGCCTTCCTGCTGGTCGAGCACCCGGGGCCGTGGGGCGTGAACGCGCTGCGCGACGCCCGGCTGCCCGACGGGCTGGGCGACGCCGTCCTCCGGGCGGGCGCGGCGGCACGGGTGCGTCCACTGCTCGTGCGCCGTCCCGGCCGCCGCGTCCAGGACGACGGGATCCGGGTGTTCGCCGCCTTCACGCACCCGTCCCGCCCGTGGCTGGAGACCACGGTGCTCGCGGACCCGCACGAGCTGCTCGATCTCGACCTCACCGCACTGGGCGAGGGCCGCTCCCCCGGCCTCACCCCGTCCGACGCGTCCCTGCTGTGCGTGTGCACCCACGGTCGACATGACGCCTGCTGCGCCGAGCGCGGCAGGCCGGTGGCTGCCGCGCTGGCCGCCGCCCGTCCCGCGGACACGTGGGAGATCTCCCACATCGGCGGCGATCGCTTCGCCGGCAACATGCTGGTGCTCCCCCACGGCCTCTACTACGGACGGGTGGACGCGGAGTCGTCAGTGGTGATCGCCGACCGGCACGCCGCCGGCGAGCTGGACCTGGACCACCTGCGCGGCCGGTCGGCGTACGCGATGCCGGTCCAGTTCGCCGAGATCGCCCTGCGCCGCCAGATCGGCGAGACGCGGCACGACGCCGTGCGCCTGGTGTCGCGGCGCAAGGACGACGACGTCACCGACGCGGTCTTCGAGGCGGACGGGGCCCGGTGGGCGGTCCGGGTGCGCACCGCCCGCGGTGCGGACCTGCAGCAGCTCACGTGCCGCGCCACCCGCGACAACCCGGTGCCGGCGCACGAGCTGCTGGCGATCGACCGGGTCTGA
- a CDS encoding NAD(P)H-dependent oxidoreductase, which yields MAHGRSGSTLIVTAHPDETSLTHGVADRLQQLLGPERAARLDLAQEGFDPRFTQGDRDAYVGRGAPGPDVVDQQRRVDEVDHLVLVFPVFWWSLPALLKGWIDRVFIADWAFAYDEDDAVVPRLGRLTTHLLAVSGTSERSFDRHGYAQAFETQIHRGVIDFCGMQRGVTRFVRDAEAGDGQRIVREVEGAVAAVAAAITTTPDEA from the coding sequence ATGGCGCACGGCCGATCGGGATCGACGCTGATCGTCACGGCGCACCCCGACGAGACCTCGCTGACGCACGGGGTCGCCGACCGCCTGCAGCAGCTGCTCGGACCGGAGCGGGCGGCCAGGCTCGATCTGGCCCAGGAGGGATTCGACCCGCGATTCACCCAGGGCGACCGCGACGCGTACGTCGGTCGCGGCGCGCCCGGTCCGGACGTCGTCGATCAGCAGCGCAGGGTCGACGAGGTGGACCACCTGGTGCTCGTCTTCCCGGTGTTCTGGTGGTCCCTTCCGGCGTTGCTGAAGGGATGGATCGACCGCGTGTTCATCGCGGACTGGGCCTTCGCGTACGACGAGGACGACGCCGTGGTGCCGCGGCTCGGACGGTTGACGACGCACCTGCTCGCCGTGTCGGGCACGTCGGAGCGCTCGTTCGACCGGCACGGGTACGCGCAGGCGTTCGAGACGCAGATCCACCGCGGGGTGATCGACTTCTGCGGGATGCAGCGCGGCGTCACCCGATTCGTCCGGGACGCCGAGGCGGGGGACGGGCAACGGATCGTCCGCGAGGTGGAGGGCGCGGTCGCGGCCGTCGCCGCGGCGATCACGACGACACCGGACGAGGCGTGA
- a CDS encoding spermidine synthase, translating to MERPEHAERRIEIEADRDRPSAFTLRIDGTEQSYVDLEDPTRLEFDYMQRIADVIDAHGEPGAPLRCVHIGGAALTIPRYVAATRPRSSQTVLEPDEQVTALVREQLPLPRHSGIKIRPVDGRSGIAALRDSLADVIVLDAFDGARIPAELTTAEFFADLARVVVDDGLVLLNIADKAPFPYARRVVRGVCDAFAHVMISAEPATLKGRRFGNVLVVASQAPLPWEALARRAASSPLPYRVLPYRDVVTTFAAKEPFTDASAERSPAPPGGAAFFS from the coding sequence GTGGAACGCCCCGAACACGCCGAACGACGCATCGAGATCGAGGCGGATCGCGACCGCCCGTCCGCCTTCACCCTGCGCATCGACGGCACCGAGCAGTCGTACGTCGACCTGGAGGACCCGACCCGGCTCGAGTTCGACTACATGCAGCGGATCGCCGACGTCATCGACGCGCACGGCGAGCCCGGTGCACCGCTGCGGTGCGTGCACATCGGGGGAGCGGCGCTGACCATCCCGCGATACGTCGCGGCGACCCGGCCCCGGTCGTCCCAGACCGTCCTCGAGCCCGACGAGCAGGTCACCGCTCTGGTCCGGGAGCAGCTTCCCCTGCCGCGCCACAGCGGCATCAAGATCCGTCCGGTCGACGGGCGCAGCGGGATCGCGGCATTGCGCGACTCGCTCGCGGACGTCATCGTGCTGGACGCGTTCGACGGGGCCCGCATCCCCGCCGAGCTGACCACGGCGGAGTTCTTCGCCGACCTGGCGCGTGTCGTCGTCGACGACGGTCTCGTCCTGCTCAACATCGCCGACAAGGCGCCGTTCCCGTACGCCAGGCGCGTGGTCCGTGGCGTGTGCGACGCGTTCGCGCACGTCATGATCAGCGCCGAGCCGGCCACCTTGAAGGGGCGGCGGTTCGGCAACGTGCTGGTCGTCGCGTCCCAGGCCCCGCTGCCGTGGGAGGCCCTGGCCCGCCGGGCCGCCAGCTCGCCGCTCCCGTACCGCGTCCTGCCCTACCGGGACGTCGTCACGACGTTCGCGGCCAAGGAGCCGTTCACCGACGCCAGCGCCGAGCGGTCCCCGGCCCCGCCCGGCGGCGCGGCCTTCTTCAGCTGA